The proteins below are encoded in one region of Tiliqua scincoides isolate rTilSci1 chromosome 7, rTilSci1.hap2, whole genome shotgun sequence:
- the ATP23 gene encoding mitochondrial inner membrane protease ATP23 homolog produces MAPEQPTPQPRSGPAEEEDDYGYGLFPERQHGERKRPQSFLYKSLFTFNHKCQIMLRIALDTNPYAKLLLDAMKNSGCTVFKDRHFSCEDCDGCVSGGFDSSTSQIVLCQNNIHHQSHMNRVVTHELIHAFDHCRAHVDWFNNVKHLACSEIRAANLSGDCSLLNEMTRFKFGLRQHQQTCVRDRAVRSILAVRKVSREMAEKAVDEVFESCFNDHEPFGRVPHSKSDAKYAYRDFQNRGRYYTNL; encoded by the exons atggctCCAGAGCAGCCGACCCCCCAGCCGAGGAGCGGCcccgccgaggaggaggacgactACGGCTACGGCCTCTTCCCGGAGCGGCAGCACGGCGAGCGGAAGAGGCCGCAGTCCTTCCTGTACAAGAGCCTCTTCACCTTCAACCACAAGTGCCAGATCATGCTCAGGATCGCCCTGGACACCA ATCCATATGCTAAACTATTGCTTGATGCTATGAAGAATTCTGGCTG CACTGTCTTCAAAGACCGACACTTCTCCTGTGAAGACTGTGATGGATGTGTCAGTGGAGGATTTGATTCTTCAACATCACAG ATTGTACTATGCCAGAACAATATTCACCATCAATCTCATATGAACCGAGTGGTTACACATGAGCTTATCCATGCATTTGATCACTGCCGTGCACATGTGGACTGGTTCAATAATGTCAAGCACTTAGCTTGTTCAGAG ATTCGAGCTGCCAACCTAAGTGGAGATTGCTCACTTCTAAATGAAATGACCCGGTTTAAATTTGGATTGAGGCAGCACCAACAA ACCTGCGTAAGAGACCGAGCTGTTCGCTCCATCTTGGCTGTAAGAAAAGTCAgtagagagatggcagagaaagctGTGGATGAAGTCTTCGAATCATGCTTCAATGATCACGAGCCCTTTGGCAGAGTGCCTCACAGTAAATCAGATGCAAAATATGCATACCGAGATTTTCAGAATCGTGGCCGATACTATACAAATTTATAG